Proteins from one Palaemon carinicauda isolate YSFRI2023 chromosome 26, ASM3689809v2, whole genome shotgun sequence genomic window:
- the Srr gene encoding L-threonine ammonia-lyase, with translation MSRTRTETVLRGIFEEKKYNRKMPAEGGSIPAATTPEEAKPTVKSDDALFDPWCDPKNPRVINFQDVSAAAFKIKSGIMNTPCTLSHMSTFTDMEIYFKKEFNQYTGSFKERGARYTLLMLTEEQRKKGVIAASAGNHALALSYHGQDLGIPVTVVMPLVAPIMKVQACRQYGANIIVRGKDIGECREIALRMSKEQGLLYINGYDHPHILAGQGTMGLEIVEQVKDIDAVVIPVGGGGLIAGVALAVKALYPHVKVIGVESERCASFSGAMKAGRPVYVAAETTLADGLAVPTVGVNAFATASKLVDKVVQVREEWIAIAILRLVECEKAVVEGAGATALAAILAGELPELKGKRIVIPLCGGNIDTTVLGRCLERGLAADGRLVKFTVTVSDRPGGIAELTRLLANLGVSIKDMMHERAWIKNDIFSVEVKVIAETRDHEHALELRTALESQYRRLRFANPDHIHDDC, from the exons ATGAGTCGCACGCGGACGGAGACAGTACTGAGAGGAATTTTCGAAGAAA AGAAATATAACCGCAAAATGCCTGCAGAAGGAGGAAGCATCCCCGCTGCCACCACTCCTGAAGAAGCAAAGCCGACTGTCAAGAGCGACGATGCCCTCTTTGATCCTTGGTGTGACCCAAAGAACCCCAGGGTCATTAATTTCCAG GACGTGAGCGCGGCTGCCTTTAAGATAAAGAGTGGCATCATGAACACCCCTTGCACGCTCTCCCACATGTCCACCTTCACAGATATGGAGATCTACTTCAAGAAGGAGTTTAATCAGTATACTGGCAGTTTCAAG gagcgaggtgccCGATACACCCTACTGATGTTGACCGAGGAACAGAGGAAGAAGGGCGTCATAGCCGCCTCGGCGGGTAATCACGCCCTGGCCCTATCTTACCACGGGCAGGACCTCGGTATTCCTGTCACTGTG GTGATGCCCCTGGTAGCCCCCATCATGAAAGTGCAGGCCTGTAGGCAGTACGGTGCCAACATCATCGTCCGAGGCAAGGACATCGGAGAATGTCGAGAGATCGCCCTGAGGATGTCCAAGGAGCAGGGTCTCCTATACATTAATGG ATATGATCACCCCCACATCCTCGCTGGACAGGGAACGATGGGACTCGAAATAGTGGAACAAGTGAAGGACATTGACGCTGTCGTTATTCCCGTAGGAGGCGGAGGCCTCATTGCTGGTGTAGCCCTTGCTGTCAAGGCCCTCTATCCACACGTGAAAGTtatt GGTGTGGAATCCGAGAGATGTGCCAGTTTCAGCGGAGCCATGAAAGCCGGCCGACCCGTTTACGTAGCAGCCGAGACCACGCTGGCCGATGGTCTGGCTGTGCCTACAGTCGGTGTCAACGCTTTTGCTACTGCTTCTAAGTTAGTCGATAAG GTTGTTCAAGTTCGCGAGGAATGGATCGCTATCGCCATCTTGCGTCTAGTCGAGTGTGAAAAGGCCGTCGTGGAAGGCGCAGGCGCCACTGCTCTGGCTGCCATCTTGGCCGGAGAACTTCCCGAGCTCAAAGGAAAGAG AATAGTCATCCCTCTATGTGGAGGTAACATCGATACTACAGTTCTGGGCCGATGTCTCGAGAGAGGTTTGGCCGCTGATGGACGTCTAGTCAAGTTCACAGTCACAGTCAGCGATAGACCAGGAG GAATCGCCGAACTGACCAGACTCTTAGCCAATTTGGGAGTTTCTATTAAGGACATGATGCACGAGAGAGCTTGGATTAAGAACGATATCTTCAGCGTTgag